The Gemmatimonadaceae bacterium sequence CGAACCGCGGCGGCTGCGCAGGTATCGCCACGCAATGCCAAGCTCCAGGCGACTCATTCCGGGCGCATCGTGGGAAAGAGGATCACGTCGCGGATGTTCTGGGCGCCCGAGAGGTACATGAACAACCGGTCCATGCCAATCCCCACACCGCCCATCGGTGGCATGCCGTACTCCATGGCGCGCAGATAGTCCTCGTCCACGCCCGTCGCCTCCTCATCGCCTGCTTCCCTGAGCCGCGCCTGCGCCTCGAACCGTCGTCGCTGATCGATCGGGTCGTTGAGCTCGCTGAAGGCGTTGGCGAGTTCCTTGCCTCTCGCGAACAGCTCGAAGCGCTCCGTGAGTCCCGGAACGCCGCGCTTGGGCTTTGCCAGCGGAGAGAGCTCCACCGGGTAGTCAACGACGAACGTGGGTGTGTCGATCTTCGACTCGACCAGCGCCTGGAACATCTCATCCAGCACCTTGGGGCGACTCAGCGTCTCCACCTTGTGCACGCCGATGCGCTCGGCACGCGCTCGCAGCGTCGCATCATCGAGCGTCATGATGTCTGCGCCCAGGGCCTGGTTCAGCGTCGGCACCCACTCGATGCGAGGGAACGGCGGCCGGAACTCCGGCACGGACACCAGGCTCTCGTCAGGCAGGAGCAGCCGTTCCTCGGGGCTCACGGCGCGCGCATCGAGCACCTGGCGCACCGCATCGGACGCTCGCACCAGCAGCTGCTCCACGCGGCCCATCATCACGGTGTAGTCGGCCCATGCCTCGTAGAACTCCAGCATCGTGAACTCGGGATTGTGCGTCCGGTCGATCCCCTCGTTCCTGAAGTCGTGGCCGATCTCGTACACGCGCTCCAGCCCCCCGACCACGAGTCGCTTGAGATAGAGCTCGTCGGCAATGCGCAGGTAGAGCGGCATGTCCAGCGCATTGTGGTGCGTCGTGAAGGGCCGAGCGGCCGCGCCGCCATACAGCGGCTGCAGGACCGGCGTCTCCACCTCGAGGTAGTCCCACTCGTCCATGCAGCGCCGGATCTCGGTGATCATGCGCGAACGGGCAATGAACCGGCGTCGCACGTCCGCGTGCACGGCCAGGTCGGCGTAGCGCTGGCGATAGCGCTGCTCGGGATCGCTGAAACCGGAGTGCCGCACCACCGCGCCATCGACGATCTCATCCTTCCCGAACGGCAGCGGACGCAGCGACTTTGCCAGCAGCGAGACCCTTTCCACCTTGACGGTCGTTTCTCCCGTGCGCGTGCGGAACATGGGTCCGCGTACGCCCACCAGATCGCCCATGTCGAGCAACTCGAGGAGGGACCACGCCGCGTCACCGAGGTCGTCGCGGCGGAAGTAGACCTGGATCCGCGACGTGGCATCCGCCACGTGGCCAAAGATCGTCTTGCCGTGCGGTCGCCAGGCCACGATGCGCCCGGCCACGGCAACCTCGGGCCCCTCGGCGGCGCCCTCGGGGAGCGAGCGGAGCGCGGACGCCGCGCTGTGCGTCACGTCATACGAATAGGCAAACGCCGGAATGCCGAGCTCATCGAGGCGCGCCAGCTTCTCGCGGCGCGCCCGCAGGACGAAGTTCAGGTCCTCGGTCATGCTCCCTCCCTGGTGCCGGCGCCGAACTGCTTGAGGTATGCCTCGATGAACTCGTCGAGGTCCCCGTCCATGATGCGCTGGACGTCCGGGATCTTGAGTTCCGTTCGATGATCGTTGACCATCGTGTACGGCTGGAACACGTAGCTGCGAATCTGGCTCCCGAACGAGACGTCGGACTTCGTCGCGTCGAGCTTCGCCTTGGCCGCCGCCTGCTTGTCCGCTTCGAGCTGATACAGCCGGTTCTTCAGCTGCTTCATGGCCGTTGCCTTGTTCTTGCCCTGCGATCGCTCCTGCTGGCAGGACACTACGATCCCGCTCGGGATGTGCGTCAGGCGTACCGCAGAACTCGTCTTGTTGACGTGCTGACCTCCGGCCCCGCTGGCGCGAAACACGTCCATCCGGATGTCTTCGTCGCGGATCTCGATGTTGATCTCCTCGTTCACCACGGGATAGATGAACACCGACGCGAAACTCGTGTGCCGGCGCGCATTCGAGTCAAACGGCGAAATGCGCACAAGGCGGTGCACGCCCGTTTCCGGCCGCAGGAATCCGTAGGCCGACTGGCCCTTCACCTCGAGCACCGCGCCCTTGATGCCCGCCTCCTCCCCCTCCGACCGATCGAGGATCTCGACCTGGTAGCCGTGTCGCTCCGCCCACCGGATGTACATCCGCTCGAGCATCTCGGCCCAGTCCTGCGCCTCCGTGCCCCCGGCGCCGGCCGCGATTTCGATCTGCGCGTCGCGCCAGTCGTCCTGGCCCCGCAGCAGGGACTTGAGCTCGAAGGCACGCAGGTCGACTTCGATCGCCGCGACCTCGGTGTCCAGCTCGGAAAGCATCGCGGCATCCGGCTCCGCGCTCAGCATCTCGTCGAGTTCGAGCGCGCTCCGCGTACGACCGCCGAGCGCGTCCACTGGCTCCACCCATCCCTTGAGCGTCTTCACGTCCTGGACCACCTGACGGGCGGCGTCCTGGTCATCCCAGAAGCCCGACTCGGTCATGCGGCCCTCGAGCGCCGTCAGGCGCTCGCGCTTGCTTCCGACGTCAAAGGTACCTCCGCAGCTCCTCGATCCGGGCCGAATAGTCGGCAAGGACTCGGGTGCGTTCTGTCTCGGCCATGGAATTTCGCGGCAGGGGGCGGACAACACGCGGG is a genomic window containing:
- the lysS gene encoding lysine--tRNA ligase, whose product is MTEDLNFVLRARREKLARLDELGIPAFAYSYDVTHSAASALRSLPEGAAEGPEVAVAGRIVAWRPHGKTIFGHVADATSRIQVYFRRDDLGDAAWSLLELLDMGDLVGVRGPMFRTRTGETTVKVERVSLLAKSLRPLPFGKDEIVDGAVVRHSGFSDPEQRYRQRYADLAVHADVRRRFIARSRMITEIRRCMDEWDYLEVETPVLQPLYGGAAARPFTTHHNALDMPLYLRIADELYLKRLVVGGLERVYEIGHDFRNEGIDRTHNPEFTMLEFYEAWADYTVMMGRVEQLLVRASDAVRQVLDARAVSPEERLLLPDESLVSVPEFRPPFPRIEWVPTLNQALGADIMTLDDATLRARAERIGVHKVETLSRPKVLDEMFQALVESKIDTPTFVVDYPVELSPLAKPKRGVPGLTERFELFARGKELANAFSELNDPIDQRRRFEAQARLREAGDEEATGVDEDYLRAMEYGMPPMGGVGIGMDRLFMYLSGAQNIRDVILFPTMRPE
- the prfB gene encoding peptide chain release factor 2, which produces MPTIRPGSRSCGGTFDVGSKRERLTALEGRMTESGFWDDQDAARQVVQDVKTLKGWVEPVDALGGRTRSALELDEMLSAEPDAAMLSELDTEVAAIEVDLRAFELKSLLRGQDDWRDAQIEIAAGAGGTEAQDWAEMLERMYIRWAERHGYQVEILDRSEGEEAGIKGAVLEVKGQSAYGFLRPETGVHRLVRISPFDSNARRHTSFASVFIYPVVNEEINIEIRDEDIRMDVFRASGAGGQHVNKTSSAVRLTHIPSGIVVSCQQERSQGKNKATAMKQLKNRLYQLEADKQAAAKAKLDATKSDVSFGSQIRSYVFQPYTMVNDHRTELKIPDVQRIMDGDLDEFIEAYLKQFGAGTREGA